The genomic stretch ATTTTCATAAAACCCAGATTAAAAAGGATTAGTTAGACGTAATATTCAATCCTAGTATGGAATATTTGGGAACAAGTAGTAATTAGTTTGCCCGCTCGAGTATTTGTCTTTCACTTAAAATTCATCGAACGAGTTTCAAACTTATCGCAATTAACATGGATGAAAAAGGATTATTTGGAAGTAATATCCAATCGTAATCTCAAGTATTTGAATACATGTCGTAATAGTTTGCCTTTCGAATACATGTCTTTGATCTACAAAACAATTCATCTAACCAAACCTATCATTTTCTGCCTTAGCGTGACCGCAAACTTTTCACAAAAGAACAGTGTTTTATGCATTCTAACGTGATACAAACAAACGTTTAGACCTCCCATGCGCGAGCAACCAAGAAATGTTTAACCACTAGAATACGATCAAACCATATCAATTCTACCGCTATACAAACAAACGCTTAAGCCTCTCATGCGCGAGCATACAAGCAACGTTTAACCGCTATAATATGACCTAAATATCGTTCATTAAAATCAATCAAGACATACGTGATTTTCTACAAAGAACTACGTAGCCTTGAATTCCTCATCGCACGTGAGATAtgtaggagcgagattcaacgTCTCGTCAAGTACTataataaaaaatcaaaaatatatttttcttgCCCATAGCTACGTAGATTTGAATTCCTCATCGCACCTGAGAATACGTAGAGCAAGACTCGCAATTTTttcaagcaccctaataaaaaaattatttttagtCTTTCTCTTTTCATTTTAATAACTAGAAGAAATCAAATAACGTAAGCTAACACTCTTTTTATTTTCAAGGTGTCTCACTTCAAAGTATGCTAATCTGACATCCTAAAACATACATTTTTTTTGTAAACACATGCTGCTACTCATGATCAAACTTGTATGAAAACTACATGATAAAACTTGTATGAAACTTGTATGAAAACTACGTGATAAAACTTGTATAAAAGTGTATACTACCTAACAGGCCACATGTTTGTACATGTGCTCGTTTTTTTCAATTTTCCTTCTAATATTAGGTAACACATCAACATCGGTCATGTTTTGAAATCTCATCCTTTGATAGTCCATCTTTCCATCATGTAGGTCATAATTTCTTCCACCATGGTTATCAATAGTTTGGCCCTAGACTCCAGCAATCTCTAAGGCACATTTGTCATCAACCAACACATTCATCCCAAATGTGGAATCCCTATAATATATTTTCTCTATAGAACTATAACCTAACTCCTTAAAACAACCTAACAACTCAAAATAACTTCACCTATCAACCTTTATTTTCAAATCAGCCATTTCTCCTCCTTCGTACACACTAAATTCCTCATCCACGAATTCACCACTATGATGGATTTTTAGATGTAAATCTTCGTCTATTTCAAACTCTGCCAAACCCAGACAAAGATGGATTTCAGAAAGATTCCATAAACCCTAAAACTACCACATTTAAAATTAGCAGAAAAATCATTTCAAACATACCTCTAATCAACAATGGTGTCTTCGATTTCACCTTTAACGAACGTTTTCGTCTCAAATCGCAGTAGATGCACCTTTAAGGAATGTCAATAGCTTTGCTAGGGTTTTATGCATGATGCACCTTTAAGGAATGTCAATAACTTTGCTAGGGTTTTATGCATGTGTTATGAATGCCTCAAATCGTTTCACATTCTTTTTTAAGGTTATACACTTAAATTCCACAGGGTTTCACATTCTTTTTTAAGGTTATACACTTAAATTCCACAAGGTATGAACGTGACACTATTTCAACAATTAAAATATCAACTTAACCCTTTTTAAAATTGAGGGACCAAAATAAACCCCAAGATAAAGTTAAAAAAGATATTTTAACCCATTACTTTATTCTAAGATATTCGTATTTAttaatatttgaattaaataataCCAATATTAATCTAATTAAAATGACTTTGAATTCATAAAAATATAAATTTAGAACAACATTTCTGCCAAGAAACATGTAGAGAAGAGCGAATTCACCCCAAAAATCTTGGCAGAGACATCTCTGCACTAAATTTAACAAAAATGATCTTTAGTGAATTTTCAGAGGTTTTTAACCCGTGGAAAATCCATCTTCGTCCAAAGAAGAGCAAAAGAGCCAAACCAACAGTAGCAAAAAGTTCCAACAAAAGAGGAAATAACATCATGTTATATATTCAGCACTCGGCAGTATCAAATTATTTAGCACATCAAAATTTAGTTAAAGTAATACAAATTCCACTCAACTGCCCATAGTAAGGGCTGAAAACAACCAACAGTATAGGTTGGCTACTCAAAATTAACATTGGATTGGAATTTTGACAGACAATAAGAAATGACTTGGTTCCTCGAGTACGCATTTATGTGATGACTGTGGGGGCAGATCGGCCGGTGAACTCCTCCATCTTTGAAAGTTTCAATGCAGCCTCCACCTGATATTATGATAATTCAACTAATTAGGACAACTGCAATCTTGGCAATGAAATTTATATTTAAACTATTATAAGCAGCTTACAAGAGGAGCAAGTGCTTCATTTGAAAGTCTTCCAATCTTTGATGGATCCTTCTCATATTGCTCAATGTATAGTCGAATAGTCGCACCTTCTGACCCAGTTCCAGAGAGACGGAAGATCTGAGAAAGTAAAGCAAAGAAGGTAAAAAGACAAAATAGTTACGAGGTAAGTATGAAAAAGTGAATATATCCATGGAAGCAAAAAAAAACTGCATtaaataaaatgcattttaaatCTTAAAATCCATGTGCATTTCTATCCCAATAAGCTAGTAACAGATAATCAGTAAACCTTTCATCAAAAAGAGAATAATAATCAGTAAACTTACCAATCGGGATCCATCCTCAAACAAATATCGGATGCCCTGGTGTGATGAAATGGAACCATCCACAGGATCATTGTATTCAAATTCATCACCGTGGACAACCTTTGAAACATCTGAACTTGCTCCCTTAATAATCCTAAAAAGACAATGAATAAAATCCATTAGATTTATGATGAGTGATACCTTAAATTCAACCCTACTATGTCATTTCTCGGACACATTCTCATATATGGTATAACTCATACAGGTTTGTCATATCAATTCCATCAACTGTTTTGAACTTAATTCTAAATAATTACAAAACTATTTTCAAATTGGCCCTCCAATTAAAAAAAGACCATCATCAAAAGAAGCTCATATGACCGCTTAGGCACTGAGGCGAGACAAAATAGATTCAGCACTGGAGGTAATCTGGAGGATGGCGCATTCAAAGTGGCGGCAAAGAACTGTTCAAAGACTTCTGTAGTTGTGAGTAAAGGACATCACAATGGTGTTTTTATTCAGGAAGTGCTAGTCACCTAGATTCTTTGGATAGTGAGTTTGATGTTTCATTTTAGGTCATGACTCCCAGAGAAGTCTGCCCGAAGTTAGCAAGGATTTTGTTCTATGATTGCTCGAGTTTTTGGTTAATGGGTTGTCAGTTCTACGCGTTCTCTATTTGTAAATTTCTTATTTAATGCTCTTATTTTTAACGCCTCCGATTAAAAAGTTACAAGCTAGTATAGGCTTGCTCTCGCTGGTATTTAGAAGTACGATAACTAATAAGTACAATAAGGATAAGAAAGCACTGCTAAATAACCATGGGGGATCATTATCCCGGTGTAGAAGTCAATTTCTACTTTCTAAACATCAATTGCTTGGAGAATGTCAAGTCTTGGTCAGAGTTGAAAAGCTTTTACTTCATTGCGAGGAAAACATATTGTAAGCAATCTCAAAGTTTAAATAATGTTGAGTATCAATAATAACATACTCATTGACTTCTGGGAGTGAGGACTGCAGTTTGACCAAATGTGCCATCAGTTCCTTAGCTGCACCTGCATCCACATTCTTCAAGGGAGGTGGGGATCGATTAGATTAACTGATTTTCAGAAGGAATTTTACTAAAGTAGGATAAAATGTAACTGAAGCATACTTCGTAGTCATATCGAGTATAGTAGTGGCGTCCATAAGTAGCCCAATGCTGGCGAACAATGTCTTCAACTGATACAAGCTTGCTTTCAAGATTATCTTTGTTTTTATATGCAAGTATGGATAACCAGGCCAAAACTGCCCAGATTCCATCCTTCTCACGAATGTGGTCCGAACCTATCCATAAACACAACAACAATCACAAGATAGTAAGAGGTTTGAGTAAGTTTAAAAGACTGCAGTTCTCTCTTCTTAATGCAGTAGCAATCACATACCAGTCCCAAAACTTTCTTCACCGCAAACTGAACATAATCCAGCATCCATTAAATTACCAAAGAATTTCCAACCCGTGGGAACCTGGTTTTGAATAATAAATCAAATAACTGTCCAATAGAAACTAGTGATCATTTTCACACTTCAAGACAATAGAAACAGTTTACCTCAAAAAACTTCAACTTCAGATGTTTGGCTACAACATCCAGGGCAGCAGAGGTTGGCATGCTCCTACAAAACATTTACAGCTAAAGTTGGTATATACTGGTAAAAATAGTGCCGAGAAGTCAAGTTTCATAAGATTAAATAGCTAGGAAATAATCTCAAGAACCAATAGCAGATAAAGAACTCTGGGCCACCGGGGCAAGAAATACCATTGTCCATTATACCATTCAAAAAAAAAACCTTGTCAACTACCAGGAGTTATAAACATATATTTGTCTTAAATTCAATGGAGTTCCTTCTTATTCATTGTCCTACTATAAGCACATATGATTTACCCCTTTAGCAGCAACTATCTAGACAATTACAAGATTATTACCAAGCATTACAAGTATAAGCCTTCCATTACTGCATTTCACATGATCACAATGTGTTGTTATATGCTTGCGCACACAAAGAATCTGAAGGGGTGTGTGTGTGTTAGAGAGACAGAGAAGCTAAAAACTTGAAAATATGATGAAAACCTGGCAACTCCCTTTAAGCCAGCAGAAAAGTATGGAATTGCTTCGACAGCATTTGCAGCAATAATGGCCACAGAATCCGAAGGAGTGACAAAAAACCTAACATACAAAAGAAAAATATaagtaaaaaataaaataaaaatagaaaagaTTTAAACTTATCACAAGTTGAGCTCCACTACCTTTTTCCAAGAACCATGTTGCGATCTGCATCACCATCAGCAGCAGCACCAAACTCCGGGACCTCACCTTCTGGTTCTGATTTTCCCAATCCCATACGAGCAACCAACTCTTTTGCATATGTCAAATTGGGGTCTGGGTGTCCCCCTCCAAAGTCTTCCTGTATCCAAGAAAGTCATCCACAAATCAAAAGTTGGCAGGCATTGCTAAATATCCCAGACTACTCAAAGCTTATCATTGATGTAATCCATATGCGAATAAAGACCTTTGGTACACAGTTTATCAAAGAGTTTTCTTGTGCCCCAAGCTCATCCACAAAAATACGTTTTGCATAAGCTCCAGCAACTCCATGTAATGCATCATAACTTCAATAAAGTTACAGAAATTTACCATTAGGTTTTGGGATGAAGAAAAGGGAAAAATTAAGATTATTCTATATCACAATTTAAAACAGCATTCACAAAATATACCAGAAACTGAATTTAGGAGATGTCAGCAGTTTCCTGATAGATTCAAAGTCAAAAATTGACCTGCAAAATTTCAACCGAGGGATAAGAGAGAATTGAGTTGGTAGAAGCACATAGCTAGATAGAATGTTTGACTATTATATGAAAATCAAATTCATACTTTCCAAAAACAACAGTCTTAAAAGTGACTCCAAACTGAATAAACAAAATGAAGGCGAAAAAACTTAGTAAAACAAGTTTTTGCAGCATGACCAATTTAAGAACATTTTATTCTTTTAACGCTCCAATTATCTAGGTCAAGTGGTTTAGTGACATAACATGATTAAATCCATTTCCAGAAAACTTTTTTGTATAAATGAAGAGTGCAATACTATGTCAATTCTGTAAAATATCTCACTTCATCAACTTTATATAATCGCTTGCTGAATCAAAAACCTCAATATCAAATGGTCCTTCAGGTCCTGTAAAGTTTGTGACACCTACTGTGGTGATATCCACCTGGGAAAACACATTGATGATTGGGAAAAAGGTTTAGGTAGATGAACCACATAGAAATCTTAGTTAGATAAATAAAGATAAGAGAAAATATGTAGCCAGGTTGTGAGCAGTACATTTGGCAGATCTGGTGCAATCAAGTACTCCTTGATTGTTGTTGTATTCTCATATATTTTGTTAGTAATTCCCTCGGGTGCGGGTCCACCATTTTCCATGTTATATTTAATCCCAAAGTCCTGCATAATGGAAACCAATTGACAGTAACAATCACTTAAGAGTTGGTTTTTTATGCAACAATGTCCCAATATAATAGTATAATATCATACAAGAAACTTACATCTGAATAAGTAGCTGATTCTATTTAGTTAACCTAGCCTAACATCCATCTACTCAACACAttcacctctttgaaaatattCATCTTATTAAGTTACTTTATGTGAAAAGGGAGCAATAACGTAAAGATTGAAGTTGCAGCCCTATGACTTGCAGATCACGGGTTTGAGTTATGGAATTAGCCTCTCTTTCAAATGAAAAGTAATGCTAGAACGCTACTTGTTTACTAAACCCATCATGGCTGGAGCTTTATAACACTAAGTTTACCTTTTAATAACTTCATGTCTTACTAATATCCACAAGAAATTGATATTTCCAATGTTCAGCTTCAGAAATATTTGCAATTATCCAAAACTGAAATGTGATTCACCGCTGTAGAAAGCGTATCTGcctttttgttttttgttttggGGGAGGGACTGAGTAAAGCTTTTGTGGGCACATAAACACAAGAATTCATTGTCAGACTAAATCAAGCTTAGCACTCAAATCTTCCACTTACCACTTAAAAAAGAATATCGTTTCACTGCATGTTTTCCCCACCTATATCTTACTATTTGGTCTCAACACTCCAATCAGAACCACTCAGATCATTCTAAACAAACAGTTATCATCTAAGGCCCACCAGCTACCTATGCATTTTGAAAGTTTAAGGAGAATTTGAAAAGAGTAAGTCTATCATTTATCCAAAAGCTACAAATAAAGGAAGAATACAAATGTTTTATCATGTAATTCCATGATCCAAGGAAATTACATCTAAGAAAGGTAAGTCAATCTCAAATGTTTAGGTGGGTAACGTACCAGCTAAATATCAGACATCTCGGTTCAAACTTCAGAAATGGTGTACAAGACTCACTAAATCCCTATACCAGATTTTATCACAATCACTTATAAAATGTATTCCGCCAAAAATGATAAAACATGGCAGTACTCACCTCATTAGGACCTCCAGGGTTGTGACTTGCTGTCAGTATAAACGATCCTGTTGCCTTGGATCCCTGTAAACAACATATAATTTTATCCACTGCTTTTCTTTAATTCAGGAGAAAAATTGTTACCTAGGTTAAAAAACATGGACTGCCTTGGATAAAACCAAGAAAAAAAAATCTCTATTCAAAGAGAACGGAAGAAGGAAGAGAAGTAAATTACTGAAGACATGACTTACGTCAACTCCAACTCTTTCACGTATAACA from Lathyrus oleraceus cultivar Zhongwan6 chromosome 7, CAAS_Psat_ZW6_1.0, whole genome shotgun sequence encodes the following:
- the LOC127108219 gene encoding phosphoglucomutase, cytoplasmic, which produces MALFTVSRIQTTPFDGQKPGTSGLRKKVKVFVQPHYLENFVQASFNALTEGKVRGATLVVSGDGRYYSEQAIQIITKMAAANGVRRIWIGQNGLLSTPAVSAVIRERVGVDGSKATGSFILTASHNPGGPNEDFGIKYNMENGGPAPEGITNKIYENTTTIKEYLIAPDLPNVDITTVGVTNFTGPEGPFDIEVFDSASDYIKLMKSIFDFESIRKLLTSPKFSFCYDALHGVAGAYAKRIFVDELGAQENSLINCVPKEDFGGGHPDPNLTYAKELVARMGLGKSEPEGEVPEFGAAADGDADRNMVLGKRFFVTPSDSVAIIAANAVEAIPYFSAGLKGVARSMPTSAALDVVAKHLKLKFFEVPTGWKFFGNLMDAGLCSVCGEESFGTGSDHIREKDGIWAVLAWLSILAYKNKDNLESKLVSVEDIVRQHWATYGRHYYTRYDYENVDAGAAKELMAHLVKLQSSLPEVNEIIKGASSDVSKVVHGDEFEYNDPVDGSISSHQGIRYLFEDGSRLIFRLSGTGSEGATIRLYIEQYEKDPSKIGRLSNEALAPLVEAALKLSKMEEFTGRSAPTVIT